The Papaver somniferum cultivar HN1 unplaced genomic scaffold, ASM357369v1 unplaced-scaffold_107, whole genome shotgun sequence genome includes a region encoding these proteins:
- the LOC113328187 gene encoding F-box only protein 13-like: MEEMKIEQTQSKKRKYNHEEDDDMMMGFSMEDQLNQDLLEKVLSWLPTSSFYRSRSVCKRWNSVAESASFRLACQQVPTRDPWFFMVHNSHLDQSIVFDTSQSNWKHLNNKRPRRNPEIEQQSELTTDSSSSSRKNDLIPVAASGGLVCFRSTGSGVFLVSNPVTGASRELPVLPATAQKQNIHAIAMNSSSKQSYRLVLVSGELPNLAVSVYESGKDCWEEEIKLKSQKAEGKAAEGGDEDDSSEAAGGGGGDEVLYFLSKTGDVVATNMQRSPSKQYSSVIAVKNGEEIIYFLSSSGTVVACNLAKETFFEYPRMLPVCYEYSIDVVECRGEMLVVVLSEFLETASLRVWRFSEEDKEEKDRTWRQIAVMPPYMSHELYGKKADINCVGSGNEELMICVNSSKVSRYLMCDLETNGWTELPKCVVDGKPKEFMSAFSFEPRIEARV, from the coding sequence ATGGAAGAGATGAAGATTGAGCAAACCCAGAGCAAGAAGAGGAAGTacaatcatgaagaagatgatgatatgatgatgggtttttcaatGGAAGATCAATTGAATCAAGATTTGTTAGAAAAAGTACTTTCATGGCTACCAACATCAAGTTTCTACCGTTCACGTTCAGTGTGCAAGAGATGGAATTCAGTTGCAGAGTCTGCATCTTTCAGGCTTGCTTGTCAACAAGTCCCCACCAGGGATCCTTGGTTTTTCATGGTTCATAATTCTCACCTTGATCAATCAATTGTCTTCGATACTTCACAATCTAATTGGAAACATCTTAACAACAAGCGGCCGAGGCGTAATCCAGAAATCGAACAACAATCAGAACTTACTACtgatagcagcagcagcagcagaaaaaatgATTTGATACCTGTTGCAGCTTCAGGTGGATTGGTCTGTTTCCGGTCAACAGGTTCCGGTGTGTTTTTGGTATCCAACCCAGTCACCGGTGCTTCTCGAGAGCTTCCTGTGTTGCCTGCAACGGCTCAGAAgcaaaatattcatgcaattgCTATGAATTCATCTTCCAAGCAATCTTACAGACTAGTACTAGTCTCAGGCGAGCTACCGAATCTCGCGGTCAGCGTTTATGAATCAGGGAAAGATTGCTGGGAAGAAGAGATTAAGCTAAAGAGTCAGAAGGCAGAGGGGAAGGCTGCAGAAGGAGGAGATGAGGATGATTCGTCAGAGGCtgcgggtggtggtggtggagatgaagtGCTTTATTTCCTTAGCAAGACTGGAGATGTGGTGGCAACTAATATGCAGAGAAGTCCTTCGAAGCAGTACTCGTCGGTCATAGCCGTTAAGAATGGCGAAGAGATTATTTACTTTCTCAGCTCATCTGGAACCGTCGTGGCGTGCAATCTCGCTAAGGAGACGTTCTTCGAGTACCCAAGGATGTTGCCAGTTTGTTACGAGTACTCTATCGATGTGGTCGAGTGCAGAGGCGAAATGCTGGTTGTTGTCTTATCTGAATTCCTCGAAACTGCAAGCCTCAGAGTGTGGAGATTCTCCGAAGAAGACAAGGAAGAGAAGGATCGAACCTGGCGTCAGATTGCAGTAATGCCTCCGTATATGTCACACGAATTGTATGGCAAGAAGGCTGATATCAACTGTGTGGGTTCAGGAAATGAGGAACTGATGATATGCGTGAATTCGAGCAAGGTTAGCAGGTACCTGATGTGTGATCTGGAGACGAATGGCTGGACTGAATTGCCGAAGTGTGTCGTGGATGGAAAGCCGAAGGAGTTCATGTCTGCATTCTCGTTCGAGCCTCGAATTGAAGCTCGTGTATAA